The Rhea pennata isolate bPtePen1 chromosome 32, bPtePen1.pri, whole genome shotgun sequence genome includes a region encoding these proteins:
- the C32H19orf47 gene encoding uncharacterized protein C19orf47 homolog isoform X2 has product MMVSVTMATSEWIQFFKEAGIPPGPAVNYAVMFVDNRIQKNMLMDLNKEIMNELGITIVGDIIAILKHAKVVYRQEMCKAATESICPSPPSVQAELRRNANSAATRMIANSLSRDSPPATPVRRPDTSTAKISVTVSNKLAAKNTKAGLCDAVDESPTVPVKRRRVTAEMEGKYIINMPKGTTPRTKKILEQQAAKGLQRTSVFDRLGAETKADTTTGGKPTGVFSRLGDTLEVDEDKAVESDDDCSVLQYAGVLKKLSKPTHKGSAKPVVTIKAKATSSEAKPAATAIRRLGNRSATSIRLAAKEGKLEPAASKVSVIQRLGKASLPAEAQDSSITSTKSKTEPEFRVTIKRTWGSAKKACFP; this is encoded by the exons ATGATGGTGTCAGTTACAATGG CTACATCAGAATGGATTCAGTTTTTTAAGGAAGCTGGGATTCCTCCAGGCCCTGCTGTCAACTATGCAGTTATGTTTGTAGATAACAG AATCCAGAAGAACATGCTGATGGACCTGAACAAAGAGATCATGAATGAGCTGGGCATTACGATAGTGGGGGACATCATTGCTATCCTCAAACATGCCAAAGTTGTTTACAGACAG GAAATGTGCAAGGCAGCTACCGAATCGATATGCCCGAGCCCACCGAGCGTGCAGGCCGAACTGCGCCGGAACGCCAACAGCG CTGCTACCCGTATGATTGCTAACAGCTTGAGCAGAGACTCACCACCTGCTACCCCTGTCCGAAGGCCTGATACCAGCACAGCCAAAATCTCTGTCACTGTTTCCAACAAACTTGctgcaaaaaatacaaaagcag GTTTGTGTGACGCAGTGGACGAGAGTCCAACGGTGCCGGTGAAGCGCCGCCGAGTTACAGCAGAAATGGAGGGGAAGTACATCATCAACATGCCAAAGGGCACCACTCCTAGGACGAAGAAAATCCtggagcagcaggcagccaAAG GCCTCCAGAGGACATCCGTGTTTGATCGTCTGGGAGCTGAGACAAAAGCCGACACGACTACGGGAGGCAAG CCCACAGGGGTGTTCAGCCGACTGGGTGACACGTTGGAGGTGGATGAGGACAAAGCAGTGGAGAGCGATGACGACTGCTCCGTCCTGCAGTATGCCGGAGTCCTGAAGAAGCTCTCCAAGCCCACGCACAAGGGAAGTGCCAAGCCAGTAGTGACCATCAAAGCAAAAGCCACTAGCTCAGAGGCCAAACCAGCTGCCACTGCCATCCGGCGGCTTGGCAACAGGAGCGCCACCAGTATCCGCCTAGCAGCAAAAGAAGGCAAGCTGGAGCCGGCAGCATCCAAAGTCAGTGTCATCCAGAGACTGGGCAAAGCCTCTTTGCCAGCTGAGGCCCAGGACAGCAGCATTACTAGCACGAAGAGTAAAACGGAGCCTGAGTTCAGGGTCACTATAAAGAGGACTTGGGGGAGCGCAAAG aaGGCTTGTTTTCCCTAG
- the C32H19orf47 gene encoding uncharacterized protein C19orf47 homolog isoform X4 → MMVSVTMATSEWIQFFKEAGIPPGPAVNYAVMFVDNRIQKNMLMDLNKEIMNELGITIVGDIIAILKHAKVVYRQEMCKAATESICPSPPSVQAELRRNANSGLCDAVDESPTVPVKRRRVTAEMEGKYIINMPKGTTPRTKKILEQQAAKGLQRTSVFDRLGAETKADTTTGGKPTGVFSRLGDTLEVDEDKAVESDDDCSVLQYAGVLKKLSKPTHKGSAKPVVTIKAKATSSEAKPAATAIRRLGNRSATSIRLAAKEGKLEPAASKVSVIQRLGKASLPAEAQDSSITSTKSKTEPEFRVTIKRTWGSAKVSSTSETPSAQMDNTGTVSVFKRLGKKAD, encoded by the exons ATGATGGTGTCAGTTACAATGG CTACATCAGAATGGATTCAGTTTTTTAAGGAAGCTGGGATTCCTCCAGGCCCTGCTGTCAACTATGCAGTTATGTTTGTAGATAACAG AATCCAGAAGAACATGCTGATGGACCTGAACAAAGAGATCATGAATGAGCTGGGCATTACGATAGTGGGGGACATCATTGCTATCCTCAAACATGCCAAAGTTGTTTACAGACAG GAAATGTGCAAGGCAGCTACCGAATCGATATGCCCGAGCCCACCGAGCGTGCAGGCCGAACTGCGCCGGAACGCCAACAGCG GTTTGTGTGACGCAGTGGACGAGAGTCCAACGGTGCCGGTGAAGCGCCGCCGAGTTACAGCAGAAATGGAGGGGAAGTACATCATCAACATGCCAAAGGGCACCACTCCTAGGACGAAGAAAATCCtggagcagcaggcagccaAAG GCCTCCAGAGGACATCCGTGTTTGATCGTCTGGGAGCTGAGACAAAAGCCGACACGACTACGGGAGGCAAG CCCACAGGGGTGTTCAGCCGACTGGGTGACACGTTGGAGGTGGATGAGGACAAAGCAGTGGAGAGCGATGACGACTGCTCCGTCCTGCAGTATGCCGGAGTCCTGAAGAAGCTCTCCAAGCCCACGCACAAGGGAAGTGCCAAGCCAGTAGTGACCATCAAAGCAAAAGCCACTAGCTCAGAGGCCAAACCAGCTGCCACTGCCATCCGGCGGCTTGGCAACAGGAGCGCCACCAGTATCCGCCTAGCAGCAAAAGAAGGCAAGCTGGAGCCGGCAGCATCCAAAGTCAGTGTCATCCAGAGACTGGGCAAAGCCTCTTTGCCAGCTGAGGCCCAGGACAGCAGCATTACTAGCACGAAGAGTAAAACGGAGCCTGAGTTCAGGGTCACTATAAAGAGGACTTGGGGGAGCGCAAAGGTAAGCAGCACCAGCGAAACCCCTAGTGCTCAGATGGACAATACAGGGACtgttagtgtttttaaaagactggGAAAGAAGGCAGACTGA
- the C32H19orf47 gene encoding uncharacterized protein C19orf47 homolog isoform X1 yields the protein MMVSVTMATSEWIQFFKEAGIPPGPAVNYAVMFVDNRIQKNMLMDLNKEIMNELGITIVGDIIAILKHAKVVYRQEMCKAATESICPSPPSVQAELRRNANSAATRMIANSLSRDSPPATPVRRPDTSTAKISVTVSNKLAAKNTKAGLCDAVDESPTVPVKRRRVTAEMEGKYIINMPKGTTPRTKKILEQQAAKGLQRTSVFDRLGAETKADTTTGGKPTGVFSRLGDTLEVDEDKAVESDDDCSVLQYAGVLKKLSKPTHKGSAKPVVTIKAKATSSEAKPAATAIRRLGNRSATSIRLAAKEGKLEPAASKVSVIQRLGKASLPAEAQDSSITSTKSKTEPEFRVTIKRTWGSAKVSSTSETPSAQMDNTGTVSVFKRLGKKAD from the exons ATGATGGTGTCAGTTACAATGG CTACATCAGAATGGATTCAGTTTTTTAAGGAAGCTGGGATTCCTCCAGGCCCTGCTGTCAACTATGCAGTTATGTTTGTAGATAACAG AATCCAGAAGAACATGCTGATGGACCTGAACAAAGAGATCATGAATGAGCTGGGCATTACGATAGTGGGGGACATCATTGCTATCCTCAAACATGCCAAAGTTGTTTACAGACAG GAAATGTGCAAGGCAGCTACCGAATCGATATGCCCGAGCCCACCGAGCGTGCAGGCCGAACTGCGCCGGAACGCCAACAGCG CTGCTACCCGTATGATTGCTAACAGCTTGAGCAGAGACTCACCACCTGCTACCCCTGTCCGAAGGCCTGATACCAGCACAGCCAAAATCTCTGTCACTGTTTCCAACAAACTTGctgcaaaaaatacaaaagcag GTTTGTGTGACGCAGTGGACGAGAGTCCAACGGTGCCGGTGAAGCGCCGCCGAGTTACAGCAGAAATGGAGGGGAAGTACATCATCAACATGCCAAAGGGCACCACTCCTAGGACGAAGAAAATCCtggagcagcaggcagccaAAG GCCTCCAGAGGACATCCGTGTTTGATCGTCTGGGAGCTGAGACAAAAGCCGACACGACTACGGGAGGCAAG CCCACAGGGGTGTTCAGCCGACTGGGTGACACGTTGGAGGTGGATGAGGACAAAGCAGTGGAGAGCGATGACGACTGCTCCGTCCTGCAGTATGCCGGAGTCCTGAAGAAGCTCTCCAAGCCCACGCACAAGGGAAGTGCCAAGCCAGTAGTGACCATCAAAGCAAAAGCCACTAGCTCAGAGGCCAAACCAGCTGCCACTGCCATCCGGCGGCTTGGCAACAGGAGCGCCACCAGTATCCGCCTAGCAGCAAAAGAAGGCAAGCTGGAGCCGGCAGCATCCAAAGTCAGTGTCATCCAGAGACTGGGCAAAGCCTCTTTGCCAGCTGAGGCCCAGGACAGCAGCATTACTAGCACGAAGAGTAAAACGGAGCCTGAGTTCAGGGTCACTATAAAGAGGACTTGGGGGAGCGCAAAGGTAAGCAGCACCAGCGAAACCCCTAGTGCTCAGATGGACAATACAGGGACtgttagtgtttttaaaagactggGAAAGAAGGCAGACTGA
- the C32H19orf47 gene encoding uncharacterized protein C19orf47 homolog isoform X3, translating into MMVSVTMATSEWIQFFKEAGIPPGPAVNYAVMFVDNRIQKNMLMDLNKEIMNELGITIVGDIIAILKHAKVVYRQEMCKAATESICPSPPSVQAELRRNANSAATRMIANSLSRDSPPATPVRRPDTSTAKISVTVSNKLAAKNTKAGLCDAVDESPTVPVKRRRVTAEMEGKYIINMPKGTTPRTKKILEQQAAKGLQRTSVFDRLGAETKADTTTGGKPTGVFSRLGDTLEVDEDKAVESDDDCSVLQYAGVLKKLSKPTHKGSAKPVVTIKAKATSSEAKPAATAIRRLGNRSATSIRLAAKEGKLEPAASKVSVIQRLGKASLPAEAQDSSITSTKSKTEPEFRVTIKRTWGSAKVLSCI; encoded by the exons ATGATGGTGTCAGTTACAATGG CTACATCAGAATGGATTCAGTTTTTTAAGGAAGCTGGGATTCCTCCAGGCCCTGCTGTCAACTATGCAGTTATGTTTGTAGATAACAG AATCCAGAAGAACATGCTGATGGACCTGAACAAAGAGATCATGAATGAGCTGGGCATTACGATAGTGGGGGACATCATTGCTATCCTCAAACATGCCAAAGTTGTTTACAGACAG GAAATGTGCAAGGCAGCTACCGAATCGATATGCCCGAGCCCACCGAGCGTGCAGGCCGAACTGCGCCGGAACGCCAACAGCG CTGCTACCCGTATGATTGCTAACAGCTTGAGCAGAGACTCACCACCTGCTACCCCTGTCCGAAGGCCTGATACCAGCACAGCCAAAATCTCTGTCACTGTTTCCAACAAACTTGctgcaaaaaatacaaaagcag GTTTGTGTGACGCAGTGGACGAGAGTCCAACGGTGCCGGTGAAGCGCCGCCGAGTTACAGCAGAAATGGAGGGGAAGTACATCATCAACATGCCAAAGGGCACCACTCCTAGGACGAAGAAAATCCtggagcagcaggcagccaAAG GCCTCCAGAGGACATCCGTGTTTGATCGTCTGGGAGCTGAGACAAAAGCCGACACGACTACGGGAGGCAAG CCCACAGGGGTGTTCAGCCGACTGGGTGACACGTTGGAGGTGGATGAGGACAAAGCAGTGGAGAGCGATGACGACTGCTCCGTCCTGCAGTATGCCGGAGTCCTGAAGAAGCTCTCCAAGCCCACGCACAAGGGAAGTGCCAAGCCAGTAGTGACCATCAAAGCAAAAGCCACTAGCTCAGAGGCCAAACCAGCTGCCACTGCCATCCGGCGGCTTGGCAACAGGAGCGCCACCAGTATCCGCCTAGCAGCAAAAGAAGGCAAGCTGGAGCCGGCAGCATCCAAAGTCAGTGTCATCCAGAGACTGGGCAAAGCCTCTTTGCCAGCTGAGGCCCAGGACAGCAGCATTACTAGCACGAAGAGTAAAACGGAGCCTGAGTTCAGGGTCACTATAAAGAGGACTTGGGGGAGCGCAAAG GTTCTCTCCTGTATCTAG